The following are encoded together in the Parabacteroides chongii genome:
- a CDS encoding Na/Pi cotransporter family protein has protein sequence MDNTIFTVLKLLGSLALLMYGMKVMSEGLQKLTGDRLRNILGAMTTNRFTGLLTGAFVTAAVQSSTATTVMTVSFVNAGLLTLTQAISVIMGANIGTTVTAWVMSIFGFQFNMTNVIYPLFALSLPLIFSKKSGRKSFGEFVFGFAFMFLGLTTLRENAMHMDLEHNQAIISFITSCKEWGMFSVLLFLLIGSVITMAVQSSAAVMAITLILCSSGVLDLYLGIALVMGENIGTTVTSNIAALTGNAQARRAAFAHFIFNFFGIIWVLCIFHPFIDMVKDLVNYVAPNTPKEIAITYTLSAFHTAFNICNVLILIWFIKPIERLVCFVIKSKPEDEEYRLHYITGGLLSTAELSILQANKEISLFAERTTRMFNMVKDAFYEKDEDAFMKTYNRIEKYENISDHMEIEIANYLTLVAEGRLSSESKEEIRIMLRAVSEIESIADSCNNLARTIKHRNEGKSDFTEKQNHCIDKMFELVTMALHQMNSILKKPELTHDDINPSYNIENEINNYRNLLKQHNVEDINNKQYQYQDGVYYMDIVSEAEKLGDYVLNVVQAVIEKKI, from the coding sequence ATGGATAATACAATTTTTACCGTACTTAAACTGCTAGGCTCGCTTGCTTTATTAATGTACGGAATGAAAGTGATGAGCGAAGGCCTCCAAAAGCTTACGGGAGACCGACTACGTAATATCCTAGGCGCCATGACTACGAATAGGTTCACCGGACTGCTCACAGGAGCTTTCGTCACAGCCGCCGTACAGTCATCCACCGCTACCACCGTTATGACCGTAAGTTTTGTCAACGCCGGTCTCCTGACTCTAACACAAGCCATCTCCGTCATCATGGGAGCCAACATAGGAACGACAGTCACCGCCTGGGTCATGTCAATCTTCGGTTTCCAGTTCAATATGACAAATGTCATTTATCCCCTCTTCGCATTATCTCTCCCTCTGATATTCTCTAAAAAAAGCGGACGCAAGTCATTCGGTGAATTCGTTTTCGGATTTGCCTTTATGTTTTTAGGGTTAACGACTTTGCGGGAGAACGCCATGCATATGGACCTGGAACACAACCAGGCTATCATTTCATTCATTACCTCCTGCAAGGAATGGGGCATGTTCTCCGTATTGCTGTTCCTGCTGATCGGAAGTGTGATTACAATGGCGGTCCAGTCGTCCGCGGCTGTCATGGCTATTACGTTAATCCTGTGTTCCAGCGGAGTCCTCGACCTGTACCTGGGTATCGCACTGGTGATGGGCGAAAATATCGGAACGACGGTGACCTCCAATATCGCTGCACTCACCGGTAATGCGCAGGCACGAAGGGCGGCATTTGCCCACTTCATATTCAACTTCTTCGGAATCATTTGGGTACTCTGTATCTTCCATCCGTTTATCGATATGGTAAAAGACCTGGTTAATTACGTAGCACCCAATACACCGAAAGAAATTGCCATCACTTACACGCTGTCAGCATTCCATACCGCATTTAACATTTGCAATGTACTGATATTGATATGGTTCATAAAACCTATCGAACGCCTGGTTTGTTTTGTCATCAAATCAAAGCCGGAGGACGAAGAATATCGCCTGCATTACATCACCGGAGGTTTGCTTTCGACGGCTGAATTATCGATCCTGCAAGCCAATAAAGAGATATCTCTTTTTGCAGAACGGACCACACGCATGTTCAACATGGTGAAGGATGCGTTTTATGAAAAGGACGAAGACGCCTTTATGAAAACGTATAACCGGATCGAGAAATACGAGAACATCAGCGACCATATGGAGATCGAGATAGCCAACTACCTGACGCTCGTGGCAGAAGGCCGCCTGAGTTCGGAAAGTAAGGAAGAGATCCGTATCATGCTCCGTGCCGTATCGGAGATAGAAAGTATTGCCGATTCATGTAACAACCTGGCACGCACCATTAAGCATCGGAACGAAGGGAAGTCAGACTTTACCGAGAAGCAGAACCACTGCATCGACAAGATGTTCGAACTGGTCACTATGGCACTGCATCAAATGAACTCTATATTGAAAAAGCCGGAATTGACACACGATGACATCAATCCGTCTTACAATATCGAGAACGAAATAAATAATTATCGCAACCTGCTGAAACAACATAATGTGGAAGATATCAATAATAAGCAATACCAGTATCAGGACGGGGTATATTATATGGATATCGTCAGTGAAGCTGAAAAGTTAGGAGATTACGTACTAAATGTTGTCCAGGCCGTTATAGAGAAAAAGATATAA
- a CDS encoding Na/Pi cotransporter family protein — protein sequence MDYSFFDFLTLVGALGMFLYGMKVMSEGLQKVAGDKLRSILSVMTTNRFTGVLTGILITALIQSSSATTVMVVSFVNAGLLTLTQSISVIMGANVGTTVTAWIISLFGFKVDISVFSLPLIALCIPLIFSGKSKRKSWGEFLMGFAFLFMGLSYLKSSVPDLQSNPEILSFLQDYTSLGYPSLLIFLLLGTILTIIVQSSSATVAITLIMCTQGWIPFEMAAAMVLGENIGTTITANIAAISANVSARRAAIAHLMFNVFGVCWVMVLFYPFTNMVSWIVTNYGPGDPNEMTQFLSTLDPKTISLITSSAQITDPHLLALQKQLMTLQVSVSYGLSLFHTIFNIANVCIMVWFVKFYVYVCSALIKPKNVSDEEEFQLKYIPSGMLSTSELSLMQAKKEIAVFGERTQRMFGMVKDLFYEKNEDNFLKVYSRIEKYENISDRMEIEIANYLTFVAEGRLSSEGKEEIRIMLRTVTEIESIADSCNNLARGIRRRNEGKSEFTDEQNHNIDQMFALLEKALTRMNEILHMPEVVHDDINQSYNIENEINNYRNQLKIHNMEDVNNKKYHYQDGVYYMDLVGESEKLGDYVLNVVQAVIEKKI from the coding sequence ATGGACTATTCTTTTTTTGATTTTCTTACGCTTGTAGGAGCATTAGGTATGTTCCTATACGGAATGAAAGTGATGAGTGAAGGGTTACAGAAAGTCGCGGGGGACAAACTTCGAAGTATCCTCTCGGTAATGACGACAAACCGTTTCACCGGTGTTCTGACCGGTATTTTAATAACAGCACTCATCCAGTCTTCCAGTGCCACAACGGTGATGGTCGTGAGCTTTGTCAACGCAGGCCTTCTGACACTAACCCAATCCATCAGTGTTATCATGGGAGCCAACGTCGGTACAACGGTCACGGCATGGATCATCTCCCTTTTCGGATTCAAGGTCGATATCAGTGTTTTTTCCCTGCCGCTTATCGCTTTATGCATCCCGTTGATATTCTCCGGTAAAAGTAAGCGAAAATCGTGGGGTGAGTTTTTAATGGGTTTCGCCTTTCTGTTTATGGGGCTGTCTTACCTGAAATCATCGGTACCCGACCTGCAGAGCAATCCTGAAATTCTCTCTTTCCTTCAAGATTATACCTCACTGGGATATCCGTCCCTTCTTATTTTCCTGCTTTTAGGCACAATTCTTACCATCATCGTCCAATCATCCAGTGCCACTGTAGCCATCACGCTGATCATGTGTACACAGGGATGGATTCCTTTCGAAATGGCTGCAGCCATGGTATTGGGCGAAAATATAGGAACAACCATTACAGCCAATATTGCTGCCATTTCAGCGAACGTATCCGCCCGTCGTGCAGCTATTGCCCACTTAATGTTCAACGTGTTCGGCGTATGCTGGGTAATGGTATTGTTCTATCCGTTCACCAATATGGTTTCATGGATCGTAACCAACTACGGTCCGGGTGATCCGAATGAAATGACCCAATTTCTGAGCACGCTCGATCCGAAGACGATCTCACTGATCACTTCCAGTGCACAGATCACAGACCCGCACCTGCTGGCGCTTCAAAAACAATTAATGACACTGCAGGTTTCCGTATCATACGGCCTGTCTCTGTTCCATACCATATTCAACATAGCAAACGTATGTATCATGGTCTGGTTCGTGAAATTCTACGTATATGTTTGTTCAGCCCTTATCAAGCCAAAGAATGTAAGCGACGAAGAAGAGTTCCAGCTGAAATACATTCCGTCGGGTATGCTTTCAACTTCCGAGTTGTCATTGATGCAGGCTAAAAAGGAAATTGCCGTATTCGGAGAACGTACGCAGCGCATGTTCGGCATGGTCAAGGACCTGTTCTATGAAAAGAACGAGGATAACTTCCTGAAAGTATACAGCCGTATCGAGAAATACGAGAACATCAGCGACCGCATGGAAATCGAGATCGCCAATTACCTGACATTCGTTGCTGAAGGCCGCCTGAGCTCGGAAGGTAAAGAAGAGATCCGCATCATGCTCCGTACCGTTACGGAAATAGAAAGTATTGCCGACTCCTGTAACAACCTGGCACGTGGTATCAGACGCCGCAACGAAGGCAAATCTGAGTTCACCGACGAACAGAACCACAACATCGACCAGATGTTCGCCCTGTTGGAAAAGGCGTTGACCCGAATGAATGAAATCCTTCACATGCCGGAAGTCGTACACGACGATATCAACCAGTCTTACAACATTGAAAACGAGATCAACAACTATCGTAATCAGTTGAAGATCCATAATATGGAAGATGTCAACAACAAGAAGTATCACTATCAGGACGGTGTATACTATATGGACCTTGTCGGCGAATCGGAAAAATTGGGTGACTATGTATTAAATGTAGTACAGGCCGTTATCGAGAAGAAGATATAA
- a CDS encoding DUF4248 domain-containing protein has protein sequence MKPTTLSIKELSAMYFPHSSIRSAGVQLKRWFVYNKPLMQALVDAGYYNGQKILTPKQVTLVFEYLGEP, from the coding sequence ATGAAACCAACAACATTATCTATCAAAGAGCTGAGTGCGATGTATTTTCCGCACAGCAGCATCCGCAGCGCAGGCGTACAGCTAAAACGCTGGTTCGTGTATAACAAACCGCTCATGCAGGCCCTTGTCGATGCCGGCTACTATAACGGGCAGAAGATTTTAACTCCCAAACAAGTAACGCTCGTTTTTGAATATCTTGGTGAGCCCTGA
- a CDS encoding D-Ala-D-Ala carboxypeptidase family metallohydrolase, with protein sequence MHLQLSRNFTLEEFTYSRIAIEQGLENIPNPQALLALKNLTGYLLQPLRERYGKTIAITSGYRNEAVNLLAGGVKNSQHTKGEAADCYITEGPEVLLGILQASGLAFDQAIVYRRKKFLHLSYREGFNRQQVLYK encoded by the coding sequence ATGCATCTCCAACTATCAAGAAATTTCACCTTAGAAGAATTTACTTACAGTCGGATCGCCATCGAACAGGGGCTTGAAAACATCCCTAACCCGCAAGCGCTTTTGGCATTGAAAAACCTTACGGGCTATCTGTTGCAACCGCTCCGGGAGCGTTATGGCAAAACCATCGCCATCACCAGCGGCTACCGCAACGAGGCTGTCAATCTACTTGCAGGAGGCGTGAAAAATTCGCAGCATACGAAAGGCGAAGCTGCCGATTGCTATATCACCGAAGGACCGGAGGTTTTATTGGGAATCTTGCAAGCTTCCGGACTGGCTTTCGACCAGGCAATCGTTTATCGGCGGAAAAAGTTCCTGCATCTTTCCTATCGCGAAGGTTTCAACCGGCAACAGGTACTTTACAAGTGA
- a CDS encoding HU family DNA-binding protein translates to MAQGYKLVTRKVTDLKGGAAQEKIYAIPDYNGYTDMDTLCIMIGARSTVSSADVKAVLDNLNFILDMELRAGRIVQLGEFGNFRLSLSSKGAADKKSFTQADVKGARVIFTPGASLRNTKKLVAFTSTEKKEEGGGSGEDDRPVIE, encoded by the coding sequence ATGGCCCAGGGCTACAAATTAGTAACAAGAAAAGTGACCGACCTGAAAGGCGGCGCAGCACAGGAAAAAATTTACGCGATACCGGATTACAACGGTTACACCGACATGGATACACTGTGTATTATGATTGGAGCGCGATCTACCGTTTCCAGTGCGGATGTAAAAGCGGTGTTGGACAACCTTAACTTTATCCTCGACATGGAACTTCGTGCAGGGCGTATCGTGCAGTTGGGCGAGTTCGGTAATTTCCGCCTCTCACTCTCCAGCAAGGGAGCTGCCGACAAGAAGTCGTTCACCCAGGCAGATGTAAAAGGGGCGCGCGTGATCTTTACGCCCGGTGCATCCTTACGCAACACGAAGAAGCTGGTCGCCTTCACTTCGACCGAAAAGAAAGAAGAGGGCGGCGGAAGCGGAGAGGACGACAGACCGGTAATTGAATAA
- a CDS encoding GNAT family N-acetyltransferase, whose product MAIDDYDFLPLKVETDIKPFKSKDSDLNGFLLDDAKRYLTELMAVTYLLEDRVTGVTVAYFSLLNDKITFDPEQRSIWNRLSRRIANPKRRKHYPAVKVGRLAISEAHAGQGLGRDIIRLVKFMFTHGNRTGCRFITVDAYQNAVSFYQKCGFDFISEKDEGDVTRSMYYDLKRFLDE is encoded by the coding sequence ATGGCAATTGATGATTACGACTTTCTACCATTAAAAGTAGAAACTGATATAAAACCGTTTAAGAGCAAGGACAGCGACTTAAACGGTTTTTTATTGGATGATGCCAAAAGGTATCTGACAGAACTTATGGCTGTAACTTATTTACTTGAAGACAGGGTAACAGGAGTAACTGTCGCTTATTTCAGCCTGCTAAACGACAAAATAACCTTTGATCCGGAACAGCGCTCCATTTGGAACAGACTGAGTCGTCGTATCGCCAATCCCAAACGAAGGAAACATTACCCGGCAGTGAAAGTAGGTAGATTAGCCATTTCTGAAGCGCATGCAGGACAAGGGCTCGGACGAGATATTATACGTTTAGTCAAGTTTATGTTTACTCACGGAAATAGGACCGGATGTCGTTTCATCACTGTGGATGCCTATCAAAATGCGGTGAGCTTTTATCAAAAATGCGGATTCGATTTCATATCAGAAAAAGACGAAGGAGATGTGACCCGCTCTATGTATTATGACCTGAAAAGGTTTTTGGATGAATGA
- a CDS encoding DUF6383 domain-containing protein, whose protein sequence is MNKKFSTLMAGFLLAGGLFSTADAAKIAEAIQGKTAGQYYYIQVNAGSAVVEGNSFLDLNADGCSLAKGEDAQWTIKVYKTVVNGTETPVGYQLINRVSGEPLAITADGKTYNVFNGNSDQLIFQDTEVGYAGPNGGLSSSAWYCDVTAVPDVVFPGDNENNPAIDYGNKKTFEMSIGAQVWNKNKGQWEGFKAYNPLKGNEFAGQLKAEFTDGGMMLKNAAGKYIVLTKETWGTLSGELETGAKTLGYKFAALTKKDYDKAKADGKILAATYRITQPSTVDGEPLEVVALGEDKNYELEVAVIDGTAYLTVAVEGTEGTADYIATAGDKDSKDNTWVRFGSSNKIDYAIFRDKLLNITCVAEGAKKVANPACEGEDFIPVAQVALNQPEGQWLYQGGATFMNRESGNTVEIAALRKTDKADVYTDGSINYTIVAVGTPGDNKFNGYFGGEYTADQLITKTFNIGTPLVALDDTAYMTLGKDNKITWTKDAAEAIEFRFTQVKESDLAVIKHFTPYVGVDKDGEEVTKEDTLNMYRYNITDLAGNALSYDAVNKRYELKALATGDAKINIVLKGKNDESFNILREGDDFASKEDDDKYLTTTDGAFCGLDKLYGAHNANELTGDVDAYENVQNDLFVITDAISDLYRSVGTTEALDTIKIFRNIDNNYVLYETGCLLEDAKGDAIEGFLGIQNFLDPQYAEKNPAMYADTAAGFGTWRPQFMLAVDAEKVPAGKYCPICGEEDCLHAIPTEGFIDGRYLVNLVDSVNAGRKDCAFQNYSGDTYYRLGFVQAKHVIDSLFITSTGDKIELNNTADKVCSFAFRYVDTKSDAFTIETLYTPATYYTEDDEIPAGKYEGEVKDEAVRGYVKFHNGIPVVTKEEAEAEIFDLEVLENVIPTANEGIATEGVSVVATNGAVIVKGAEGKNVVITNVLGQQVANTVVSSSEATIAAPAGVVVVAVEGEAAVKAIVK, encoded by the coding sequence ATGAACAAAAAGTTTTCTACGCTTATGGCCGGCTTCCTGCTGGCTGGTGGATTGTTCAGCACGGCAGATGCAGCGAAGATTGCAGAAGCAATTCAAGGTAAAACTGCAGGGCAATATTATTACATTCAGGTAAATGCTGGTTCTGCAGTAGTAGAAGGTAATTCCTTCTTGGATTTGAATGCAGACGGTTGCTCATTGGCAAAAGGAGAAGATGCCCAGTGGACAATTAAAGTTTACAAAACAGTAGTGAATGGAACTGAAACTCCGGTTGGTTATCAATTGATTAATAGAGTTAGCGGTGAACCATTGGCTATTACTGCTGATGGAAAAACTTATAATGTATTCAACGGAAATAGCGATCAGTTGATATTTCAGGATACAGAAGTAGGTTATGCTGGACCTAATGGAGGCTTAAGTTCTTCTGCTTGGTATTGTGATGTTACTGCTGTTCCTGATGTCGTATTCCCCGGAGACAACGAGAACAACCCTGCTATAGATTACGGCAACAAAAAGACATTCGAAATGTCTATCGGCGCCCAGGTTTGGAATAAGAACAAAGGTCAGTGGGAAGGCTTCAAAGCTTACAATCCTTTGAAAGGTAATGAATTTGCAGGTCAACTGAAAGCTGAATTTACAGATGGTGGCATGATGTTGAAGAATGCAGCCGGTAAATACATCGTATTGACCAAAGAAACTTGGGGTACTTTGTCTGGTGAATTGGAAACTGGCGCAAAAACTTTAGGTTACAAGTTTGCCGCTTTGACAAAGAAAGATTATGATAAAGCAAAAGCAGATGGTAAAATCTTAGCTGCTACTTATCGAATTACTCAACCTTCTACTGTAGATGGCGAACCATTGGAAGTTGTAGCATTGGGTGAAGACAAAAACTACGAATTGGAAGTAGCTGTTATTGATGGAACTGCTTATTTGACAGTCGCAGTAGAAGGAACTGAAGGTACTGCTGATTATATAGCTACGGCAGGCGATAAAGACTCAAAAGACAACACTTGGGTTCGTTTCGGTTCAAGCAACAAGATTGATTATGCTATCTTCCGCGACAAACTGTTGAACATTACATGTGTAGCAGAAGGTGCTAAGAAAGTTGCCAATCCTGCTTGTGAAGGTGAAGACTTCATCCCTGTTGCTCAGGTTGCTTTGAATCAGCCGGAAGGACAGTGGTTGTATCAGGGTGGTGCTACATTCATGAACCGTGAATCTGGTAATACTGTTGAAATTGCAGCTCTTCGCAAGACAGATAAAGCTGATGTGTATACAGACGGTTCTATTAACTATACAATCGTAGCTGTAGGTACTCCGGGTGATAACAAATTCAATGGTTACTTCGGTGGCGAATACACTGCAGACCAGTTGATCACTAAGACATTCAATATCGGTACTCCGCTGGTTGCATTGGATGATACTGCTTATATGACTTTAGGCAAAGACAACAAGATTACTTGGACTAAAGATGCTGCAGAGGCTATCGAATTCCGTTTCACTCAGGTGAAAGAAAGTGACCTGGCTGTAATAAAGCATTTCACTCCGTATGTTGGTGTAGACAAAGACGGCGAAGAAGTGACAAAAGAAGATACATTGAATATGTACCGTTACAACATCACCGATTTGGCTGGTAACGCATTGTCTTATGACGCTGTAAACAAACGTTATGAGTTGAAGGCGTTAGCAACAGGTGATGCTAAGATCAACATCGTCTTGAAAGGCAAGAACGACGAAAGCTTTAACATCTTGAGAGAAGGCGATGATTTCGCATCTAAAGAAGATGATGATAAATATCTGACAACTACTGATGGTGCATTCTGTGGTTTGGATAAATTGTACGGCGCACACAATGCTAACGAATTGACTGGTGATGTAGATGCTTATGAAAACGTTCAGAATGACCTGTTCGTAATCACTGACGCAATCTCTGACTTGTATCGTTCAGTCGGTACAACAGAAGCTTTGGATACAATCAAGATTTTCCGTAACATCGATAACAACTACGTTTTGTATGAAACAGGTTGTCTGTTGGAAGATGCTAAGGGCGATGCAATCGAAGGTTTCTTAGGTATCCAGAACTTCTTAGATCCGCAGTATGCAGAAAAGAATCCTGCTATGTATGCTGACACAGCTGCCGGATTCGGTACTTGGAGACCTCAGTTCATGTTGGCTGTAGATGCTGAAAAAGTTCCTGCCGGTAAGTATTGCCCGATCTGTGGTGAAGAAGATTGCTTACATGCAATTCCGACAGAAGGATTCATCGACGGTCGTTATTTGGTTAACTTGGTGGATTCTGTAAATGCAGGTCGTAAAGATTGCGCTTTCCAGAACTATAGTGGTGATACATACTATCGTTTAGGATTCGTTCAGGCTAAACATGTGATAGACTCTTTGTTCATCACAAGCACTGGCGATAAGATTGAATTGAACAATACTGCTGACAAAGTTTGCTCTTTCGCATTCCGTTATGTAGATACTAAGAGTGATGCATTCACTATCGAAACTCTTTATACTCCGGCTACTTATTATACAGAAGATGATGAAATACCAGCTGGTAAATACGAAGGTGAAGTAAAAGATGAAGCAGTACGTGGTTATGTTAAGTTCCACAACGGTATTCCTGTTGTAACAAAAGAAGAAGCTGAAGCAGAAATCTTCGATTTGGAAGTATTGGAAAATGTAATTCCGACAGCTAACGAAGGTATCGCAACAGAAGGTGTATCAGTTGTTGCAACTAACGGTGCCGTAATCGTTAAGGGTGCTGAAGGCAAGAACGTAGTAATCACTAACGTACTTGGCCAGCAGGTTGCTAACACAGTCGTTTCTTCTTCTGAAGCTACAATCGCTGCTCCTGCAGGTGTAGTTGTAGTAGCCGTTGAAGGCGAAGCTGCAGTAAAAGCAATCGTAAAATAA